Sequence from the Deltaproteobacteria bacterium IMCC39524 genome:
AAAGAGATGACCATCCTCTTGGTCGAGCACGACATGGAGGCGATTTTCTCTCTCGCAGATCGCATCACAGTGCTGGTATACGGCGAGGTGGTTGCAACCGGTAGCGTCGAAGAGATTCGTAGCAACCCGGCGGTACGACAAGCTTACCTCGGTGAGGAGGACTAGACATGCTAAAGGTCGAGCAGATAGAAACCTTCTACGGCAGCAGCCAAGCGTTGTTTGGTGTCAGCCTTGAGGTGAGCGCCGGCGAGGTGGTGACTCTGCTCGGGCGGAATGGCATGGGCAAGAGCACGACGATCAAGTCGATTATGGGCCTCACACCGGTGACACGGGGACGCATCACCTTCAATGACGTTGAGATCCAGCAACTACCGAGCTATCAGGTGGCCCGTCAGGGGCTCGGGCTGGTTCCCGAGGGACGGCAGATTTTTCCTAATCTGACGGTTCTTGAGAACATCATGGTTGGTGCCGCTAATCGCGGTGGCAGAAAAGAGCCTTATACCTTGGACGAGGTGTTGGAGATTTTTCCACGCCTGGCAGAGCGCCTGAAAAACTACGGCAACCAGCTCTCTGGTGGAGAGCAGCAGATGCTTGCTGTGGTCCGCGCCCTGATGACGACACCCAAACTGTTGATCCTTGACGAGGCAACCGAGGGATTGGCACCGTTGGTAAGGAAAGAGATCTGGTACGGACTCAGTGTGCTCAAAGCACGGGGACAGTCGATCCTGGTAATCGATAAGAACCTCGATGCGCTGATGAAACTCGCCGATCGACACTACGTGATGGAAAGGGGGGCGGTGGTCTGGTCCGGGGAAACGGATGAGATCGCTGATAACGAAGAGCTCAAGGCACGCTATTTGGGGGTGTGATGAGGTAGGGGACGCTGTGGGTTAGTCTGAAAATTCTAAGCCTCTA
This genomic interval carries:
- a CDS encoding ABC transporter ATP-binding protein; its protein translation is MLKVEQIETFYGSSQALFGVSLEVSAGEVVTLLGRNGMGKSTTIKSIMGLTPVTRGRITFNDVEIQQLPSYQVARQGLGLVPEGRQIFPNLTVLENIMVGAANRGGRKEPYTLDEVLEIFPRLAERLKNYGNQLSGGEQQMLAVVRALMTTPKLLILDEATEGLAPLVRKEIWYGLSVLKARGQSILVIDKNLDALMKLADRHYVMERGAVVWSGETDEIADNEELKARYLGV